In one window of Lewinella sp. 4G2 DNA:
- a CDS encoding UpxY family transcription antiterminator has protein sequence MSLTITTLNHRLRARVPSRTDDLHVTEKRWFAVRTSSRHEKRAVQELRKAGIEAYIPLREKVVQYASKTVSRELPLLTGYVFVRIVLAEELTVRKAHYTAGFVTLGRDRRRVLDEEIEVLKKLSTDRQLDWVEVEEAFAFKPGTPVEIISGPLAGVRGTYQDKKSKKRFIISLGGLGACLATCEIDPRLLAVIGSDQPLPESHSTENTKPLW, from the coding sequence ATGTCCTTAACTATCACTACGCTAAACCACCGATTGCGCGCGCGCGTCCCCTCCCGGACGGACGATCTGCACGTCACGGAAAAGCGTTGGTTTGCCGTCAGAACCTCCAGCCGCCACGAGAAGCGGGCCGTGCAGGAATTGCGCAAAGCAGGTATCGAGGCTTACATCCCTTTGCGGGAAAAGGTCGTCCAGTACGCCAGCAAAACCGTTAGTCGAGAGCTGCCCCTCTTGACTGGATACGTATTCGTACGCATCGTATTGGCGGAAGAGCTGACCGTTCGTAAAGCTCACTATACCGCAGGGTTTGTTACCCTCGGGCGGGACCGCCGCCGAGTCCTGGACGAAGAGATCGAGGTGCTGAAAAAACTAAGTACGGACCGGCAACTGGACTGGGTGGAAGTGGAGGAAGCGTTTGCCTTCAAACCGGGCACACCGGTTGAAATTATTTCCGGGCCACTGGCTGGCGTCCGCGGTACGTACCAGGACAAAAAATCTAAGAAACGTTTCATCATTTCTCTGGGTGGCCTCGGGGCCTGCCTGGCTACGTGCGAGATCGACCCCCGTCTTTTGGCGGTCATCGGATCGGACCAGCCCTTGCCGGAAAGCCATTCCACGGAGAATACAAAACCTCTTTGGTAG
- a CDS encoding NAD-dependent epimerase/dehydratase family protein has product MILVTGAAGFIGHHLINALATAGHEIIGIDNLNNYYDPQIKRDRLAEAGLDRKSVEEGGAVVSTRFPNYTFRKLDLTNSRGMQRLFDTYPITKVCNLAAQAGVRYSITNPQAYVAANVTGFVNVLENCRRKEIEHLVYASSSSVYGLNEKVPFNEKDPVNHPVSLYAATKISNELMAHTYSHLYGFPTTGLRFFTVYGPYGRPDMAYSLFSDAILNDRPIKVFNHGKMSRDFTYVGDIVEGVRRVLTMPIPERKGTPNTVYNIGNGSPVSLLEFIETMERHLGKVAQKEYLGMQPGDVEKTFADTTALERDYGYRAQTSLDVGIKSFVDWYKAYYG; this is encoded by the coding sequence ATGATCTTAGTAACCGGAGCGGCGGGCTTTATCGGCCACCACCTCATTAATGCGCTGGCTACGGCCGGCCACGAGATCATTGGGATCGATAACCTGAATAACTACTACGACCCCCAGATCAAGCGGGACCGTTTAGCAGAAGCCGGGCTCGATCGGAAGTCCGTTGAAGAGGGTGGGGCGGTAGTCAGTACCCGCTTTCCCAATTACACCTTCCGCAAGTTGGACCTGACCAACTCCCGTGGTATGCAGCGGCTCTTTGATACTTACCCCATCACTAAAGTTTGCAACCTCGCCGCGCAGGCGGGCGTGCGATACAGTATCACCAACCCCCAGGCCTACGTAGCCGCAAACGTGACCGGGTTCGTCAACGTGCTGGAAAATTGCCGGCGCAAGGAAATTGAACACCTCGTTTACGCCAGTTCCAGTAGTGTGTACGGGCTCAACGAAAAGGTACCCTTCAACGAGAAGGACCCGGTTAACCACCCCGTCAGCCTTTACGCGGCTACCAAGATCAGTAATGAGTTAATGGCTCATACCTACAGCCATTTGTACGGATTCCCCACCACGGGGCTGCGCTTCTTTACGGTGTACGGACCCTACGGCCGGCCGGATATGGCCTACAGTCTCTTCAGTGATGCCATCCTGAACGACCGGCCCATTAAGGTATTCAACCACGGAAAGATGTCGCGCGACTTTACCTACGTGGGCGACATCGTGGAGGGCGTACGGCGGGTGCTGACCATGCCCATCCCGGAGCGGAAGGGAACACCCAATACCGTTTATAACATTGGTAATGGCAGCCCCGTCAGCCTGCTGGAGTTCATCGAGACGATGGAACGACACCTTGGTAAGGTGGCCCAGAAGGAGTACTTAGGTATGCAGCCGGGCGACGTCGAGAAAACATTCGCCGATACCACGGCACTGGAGCGAGACTACGGTTACCGCGCGCAGACGAGCCTCGATGTGGGCATCAAGTCATTCGTGGATTGGTACAAAGCTTACTACGGATAG